In Aspergillus nidulans FGSC A4 chromosome IV, a single window of DNA contains:
- a CDS encoding spherulin 4 family protein (transcript_id=CADANIAT00000334) translates to MKQKHLGAYTVLNPGLPIAQCYEDTMDTLLTFENTYKTYQNLFVPNNWTPQDPRKIWHIIYNVPQGQIASVAALASDRNIGLIEITGDVAPNPYDNLPSDAYIQAVIGAVSGGTPLIKGPADVTSFYVAGLPGDVTVAASDYSSVTLDWSSVANALGYAVYRQMEQNQDAFLPPRQQPQQPADLTGGTQLQYSGTRLQVTSELAPGAATNATASGSCRLIPRQIHRPAMNSAWNWLLILLGTEACGNSL, encoded by the exons ATGAAGCAGAAGCATCTCGGCGCATACACGGTGCTCAACCCGGGCTTGCCCATTGCCCAATGCTACGAAGACACCATGGATACACTGTTGACCTTTGAGAACACCTACAAGACATATCAAAACTTGTTTGTGCCGAACAACTGGACGCCCCAGGACCCCCGCAAGATCTGGCACATCATCTACAATGTGCCCCAGGGCCAGATTGCCAGCGTGGCCGCCCTGGCTTCGGACCGCAACATCGGCCTAATCGAAATCACCGGCGACGTCGCCCCGAACCCGTACGACAACCTGCCCAGCGACGCGTACATACAGGCCGTCATTGGAGCCGTCTCAGGTGGCACCCCTCTGATCAAGGGCCCGGCAGATGTTACCAGCTTCTACGTTGCAGGCCTTCCCGGTGACGTGACCGTCGCCGCGTCCGATTACAGCTCCGTCACCCTCGACTGGTCCTCCGTCGCCAACGCCCTCGGCTACGCGGTCTACCGGCAGATGGAGCAAAATCAAGATGCCTTCCTGCCTCCCAGGCAACAACCCCAACAACCTGCCGACTTGACTGGAGGTACACAGCTACAATATAGCGGAACCAGGCTACAGGTTACCTCCGAACTTGCTCCTGGCGCAGCTACGAATGCGACAGCATCAGGCTCCTGCAGATTGATTCCGAGACAGATCCATCGGCCGGCTATGAACTCTGCCTGGAACTGGCTAC TTATATTGTTGGGCACAGAAGCATGTGGAAATAGCTTGTGA
- a CDS encoding putative spherulin 4 family protein (transcript_id=CADANIAT00000333), with protein sequence MRLGYCLCLCGLLASSAVLAQDIDYGAAAESISAVLADPTFVPYAKPTQKVSEWIAVGDSYSAGTGCNGNNKRMGRDAVPFHAYTSNKVQDLVVHQLKQGDYREGNDLPRNQPFSKPQLASSSPGQLPGNAQQPPTGTRQQQLPGQGQLQAVPGRTCRTRGRRRQPARKLPGLCPGICDLLRDRRRMQRLLVVLLWVEHPETQPGGDWGQQIAIASYINPLGDPASWERLLAYDTNKVSVLVANVLNSPDYVVDDSWKSVIDQAASQGKKILGYVRTGYLGVSQQQFTTRLGSRDLADWASQIEQDIDKW encoded by the exons ATGCGTCTAGGATACTGTCTCTGCCTTTGCGGCCTGCTCGCCAGCTCAGCCGTGCTGGCCCAGGACATTGACTACGGGGCCGCCGCCGAGTCAATATCCGCTGTCCTGGCCGACCCCACCTTCGTCCCCTATGCAAAGCCCACCCAAAAGGTCTCAGAGTGGATTGCCGTCGGCGATTCGTACTCAGCAGGCACAGGTTGCaacggcaacaacaagaGGATGGGCAGGGATGCTGTTCC CTTCCACGCGTATACCAGTAACAAGGTGCAGGACCTGGTTGTGCATCAGCTGAAGCAGGGCGATTATCGCGAGGGTAACGACCTCCCGCGCAATCAGCCCTTTAGCAAACCGCAGCTTGCT AGTAGCTCTCCCGGGCAACTTCCAGGAAACGCTCAACAACCTCCAACAGGAActcgacagcagcagcttccagGACAAGGTCAACTACAGGCTGTTCCAGGTCGCACATGCAGGACGCGAGGCCGGCGGCGCCAGCCTGCGCGAAAGCTTCCAGGTCTTTGTCCTGGAATATGTGACCTTCTTAGGGACAGGCGCCGAATGCAACGACTACTCGTGGTCCTACTTTGGGTAGAGCACCCTGAAACTCAGCCTGGCGGTGATTGGGGCCAGCAGATTGCCATTGCGTCGTACATCAACCCCCTGGGTGACCCGGCCTCGTGGGAGCGCCTCCTGGCGTACGACACTAACAAGGTCAGCGTCTTGGTTGCGAACGTTCTCAACAGCCCGGACTACGTGGTCGATGATAGCTGGAAGTCGGTCATCGATCAGGCTGCGAGTCAGGGCAAGAAGATTCTCGGTTACGTCCGGACTGGCTACCTTGGTGTGAGTCAACAGCAGTTCACCACTCGGCTCGGCTCGCGGGACCTCGCAGACTGGGCGTCGCAGATCGAGCAGGACATTGACAAGTGGTAA